A stretch of Gemmatimonas aurantiaca T-27 DNA encodes these proteins:
- a CDS encoding FMN-binding protein yields the protein MSHADRPPARHTNNRPSPRAVTGPTPRLLALGSAAVLSVYAAGFNRTRAIAESLDAQDTARRRPIASAPLQHGDAGTVVPAAANTAPRPDSPQSIGPEDITGQPQATRQTASGTSNSPRADSVAGKKQLDETLSREVPAERTDMVTQTFGAETSLQKAPTVVAGTSVRQESSLGQAALTAPTRIVAVNPSIIAAPSAPAPVPAPPAAKPVATAAPKAAAPAAKAADSVPAPAGWQDGTYIGYGASRHGDVESTVMVEKGKIVAAAISRCLTQYSCSWIAHLQQQVVTRQSPDVDNVSGATHSANAFYYSVIDALNKAK from the coding sequence GTGTCCCACGCTGACCGTCCACCTGCGCGACACACCAACAACAGGCCATCCCCGCGGGCCGTCACTGGTCCAACACCACGCCTCCTGGCGCTGGGATCAGCCGCCGTGCTTTCCGTCTATGCCGCCGGGTTCAACCGGACCCGCGCCATCGCCGAATCGCTCGACGCACAGGACACGGCGCGCCGCCGACCAATTGCCAGTGCACCGCTGCAACACGGCGACGCCGGCACGGTCGTCCCAGCAGCAGCGAATACGGCGCCACGACCGGACAGCCCCCAGTCCATCGGTCCCGAAGACATCACGGGACAGCCCCAGGCCACGCGACAGACCGCTTCCGGCACATCCAACAGTCCACGTGCCGACTCCGTCGCCGGCAAGAAACAGCTCGATGAAACGCTCAGCCGTGAGGTACCAGCCGAACGTACGGATATGGTAACACAAACGTTCGGTGCTGAGACATCCCTGCAGAAAGCGCCAACGGTAGTGGCCGGGACCAGCGTCCGACAGGAGTCATCCCTGGGACAAGCCGCACTCACCGCGCCCACCAGAATCGTCGCGGTCAATCCCTCCATCATTGCCGCGCCCAGCGCGCCGGCCCCGGTGCCGGCGCCCCCGGCAGCCAAGCCGGTCGCCACCGCGGCCCCCAAGGCCGCAGCGCCAGCCGCCAAAGCGGCCGATTCCGTACCGGCGCCGGCCGGCTGGCAGGACGGGACTTATATCGGCTACGGGGCTTCGCGGCACGGCGATGTGGAGTCCACCGTGATGGTCGAAAAAGGCAAGATCGTCGCCGCGGCCATCAGCCGGTGCCTCACGCAATACTCCTGCTCGTGGATTGCCCACCTGCAACAGCAGGTCGTGACGCGCCAGAGCCCCGACGTGGACAATGTCTCCGGGGCCACCCACAGTGCCAACGCGTTCTACTATTCCGTGATCGACGCGCTCAACAAGGCCAAGTGA
- a CDS encoding FAD:protein FMN transferase, translated as MTELVEHAVSAMGTVVSIQLVGDDGPTLLERAKEAMLWVGEVERTCSRFDATSELSRLTTQHGQAVPVSAMLGQLLALACATAAASDGAFDPTVGSVPAARWQDIAIDDVRGTVTLHRPMRLDLGAIAKGFAVDLLARALADLPHVAINAGGDLYCRGHNLRGEPWSVGIRDPFSDGGLLLQLAVDGLSVCTSGSYERRLPDGGHHLIDPALGKSSRGLVSCTVVCEGTAVADGLATAAFIMGAERGTSFLADQQVDALLVDEGGRWHTVHAGARVRFPDQGPALPSA; from the coding sequence GTGACGGAGCTCGTCGAACATGCGGTATCGGCCATGGGCACGGTGGTGTCCATTCAGTTGGTCGGTGATGACGGCCCCACGCTGCTCGAACGCGCCAAAGAGGCCATGCTGTGGGTGGGTGAAGTCGAACGCACCTGCTCACGCTTCGACGCCACCAGCGAACTCTCCCGGCTCACCACACAACACGGGCAGGCCGTTCCGGTGAGCGCGATGCTCGGCCAGCTTCTGGCGCTGGCCTGCGCCACGGCGGCCGCATCCGACGGGGCGTTCGATCCGACCGTGGGCAGTGTTCCCGCCGCCCGATGGCAGGATATCGCCATCGATGATGTGCGCGGCACCGTCACACTCCATCGGCCGATGCGGCTCGATCTGGGCGCGATCGCCAAAGGGTTTGCCGTGGACCTGCTCGCCCGCGCGCTCGCCGATCTGCCCCACGTGGCCATCAATGCCGGAGGAGACCTCTATTGCCGTGGCCACAATCTGCGCGGTGAACCGTGGTCGGTTGGCATTCGCGACCCGTTCTCAGACGGGGGCCTGTTGTTGCAACTCGCCGTAGACGGACTGTCCGTGTGCACCAGCGGGTCATATGAACGCCGGCTGCCCGATGGTGGCCACCATCTGATCGATCCCGCCCTCGGCAAGTCATCGCGTGGCCTCGTGAGTTGCACGGTGGTGTGCGAAGGCACCGCCGTCGCCGACGGTCTGGCGACCGCGGCGTTCATCATGGGCGCAGAACGGGGCACATCGTTTCTGGCCGATCAGCAAGTCGACGCGCTGCTCGTAGATGAAGGGGGCCGTTGGCACACCGTGCATGCTGGTGCCCGCGTCCGCTTTCCCGATCAGGGCCCCGCCCTGCCCTCCGCATGA
- a CDS encoding RnfABCDGE type electron transport complex subunit D — MRSPKGLFTGVLLVLSVPAVLHAGWALVWPSLLAAIVTAALCDLPLLRWRDDSWSVPDGAMLTGWLVALVLSPHQPWYVAAAASAIGIGAKHALRVKRANVLNPAAAGVVATYFLFGSGQSWWGALPEMPTPWIALLLITGVFMTWRLHKAPLALSFLGVYYLIATGLAFVGEPARVVALYRAPDVHMALFFAGFMATDPPTSPPRYGDQLKYGAIAAVVSMVLYMTVGAVYFLLGGLLAANLWEGWRKWQQARQHRRATPTTSAITT, encoded by the coding sequence TTGCGATCGCCCAAAGGGCTGTTCACCGGTGTGCTGTTGGTCCTGAGTGTGCCAGCCGTGTTGCATGCAGGCTGGGCATTGGTCTGGCCCTCCTTGCTCGCCGCCATCGTGACCGCAGCGTTATGCGATCTGCCGCTGCTGCGATGGCGCGACGACTCGTGGAGTGTTCCCGATGGTGCCATGCTCACCGGATGGCTGGTGGCGCTGGTCTTGAGCCCACACCAACCGTGGTATGTGGCTGCCGCCGCGTCGGCCATCGGCATCGGTGCCAAACACGCCCTACGTGTCAAACGGGCCAATGTGCTGAATCCGGCCGCCGCCGGCGTGGTCGCCACCTACTTCCTGTTCGGCTCCGGCCAGAGCTGGTGGGGCGCACTGCCGGAAATGCCCACACCGTGGATCGCGCTCCTGCTGATCACCGGCGTCTTCATGACCTGGCGTCTGCACAAGGCACCGCTCGCACTCAGCTTTCTCGGAGTGTACTACCTGATTGCGACCGGGCTCGCCTTCGTGGGCGAACCGGCACGTGTGGTCGCGCTCTACCGGGCTCCCGACGTCCACATGGCACTGTTCTTCGCGGGGTTCATGGCCACCGATCCGCCAACCTCTCCGCCACGCTATGGTGACCAATTGAAGTACGGCGCCATCGCCGCCGTGGTCAGCATGGTGCTCTACATGACCGTGGGTGCGGTGTATTTCCTGTTGGGCGGCCTGCTGGCGGCCAATCTTTGGGAAGGCTGGCGCAAGTGGCAGCAGGCACGCCAACATCGACGAGCCACTCCGACAACCTCGGCCATCACGACCTGA
- a CDS encoding acyl-CoA thioesterase: MDQPLARTAFVHHTTIDTRWMDNDAYGHVNNVVYYSFFDTAVNRWLIERGLLDVEHSPVIGLVVETGCRYFAPLAFPDRITAGLRVSRIGTSSVRYEIALFRNDDETASAAGHFTHVYVDRATRRPAPIPAATRDALATLLVES; encoded by the coding sequence ATGGACCAGCCATTGGCGCGCACGGCGTTTGTCCATCACACCACCATCGACACCCGATGGATGGACAACGATGCGTATGGTCATGTGAACAATGTCGTCTACTACAGTTTCTTCGACACCGCCGTCAATCGCTGGCTGATCGAACGTGGTCTGTTGGATGTGGAGCACAGTCCGGTGATTGGCCTGGTGGTGGAAACCGGATGCCGCTACTTCGCACCGCTCGCATTTCCCGACCGCATCACGGCGGGGCTGCGTGTCAGTCGTATTGGCACCTCCAGCGTGCGCTACGAAATCGCGCTCTTTCGCAACGACGACGAAACAGCTTCCGCCGCCGGCCACTTCACGCATGTGTACGTCGACCGCGCCACCCGTCGCCCCGCGCCCATTCCAGCGGCCACGCGCGACGCGCTCGCCACCTTGCTGGTCGAGTCATGA
- a CDS encoding DUF4159 domain-containing protein, whose amino-acid sequence MMHRRPLRAWLCGLLLLIGSAAVVQSQRWVRVEPNVPYDGRFAFVRLRYIEYGPPGWSYDYPAMERNFMTIVQDLTTMRVHARGSNVHDMDDPQLSRYPIAYLSEPGYWRPTDKEAAGLRTWLQKGGFLIVDDFYFRQWENFVFSMRQVLPDAQFIRLEASHPIFDAFFRIPSLDGMTHPDNRSARAEYYGIFEDNDPAKRMLAIVNYNNDIGDYMEWSGQGWYAVNLTNDAYKFATNYLVYALTH is encoded by the coding sequence ATGATGCACCGCCGCCCGCTGCGCGCCTGGTTGTGCGGACTGCTGCTGCTCATCGGCAGCGCCGCCGTCGTGCAATCGCAGCGGTGGGTACGTGTGGAACCCAATGTGCCGTACGACGGGCGTTTCGCGTTTGTCCGCCTCCGGTACATCGAATACGGACCACCAGGGTGGTCGTACGACTATCCGGCGATGGAACGCAACTTCATGACCATCGTGCAGGACCTCACCACAATGCGAGTCCATGCCCGTGGCAGCAATGTGCACGACATGGACGACCCACAATTGTCGCGCTATCCCATCGCCTATCTCTCCGAACCCGGGTACTGGCGCCCCACCGACAAAGAAGCGGCGGGGCTGCGCACCTGGTTGCAGAAAGGCGGCTTTCTCATCGTCGATGACTTTTACTTCCGGCAATGGGAGAACTTCGTGTTCTCCATGCGCCAGGTGCTGCCCGATGCGCAGTTCATCCGCCTCGAGGCATCGCATCCGATTTTCGACGCGTTCTTTCGCATCCCCTCGCTGGACGGCATGACGCACCCGGACAATCGGTCGGCGCGGGCCGAGTACTACGGCATCTTCGAAGACAATGATCCGGCCAAGCGCATGCTGGCGATCGTGAACTACAACAACGACATTGGCGACTACATGGAGTGGTCCGGACAGGGGTGGTACGCGGTGAATCTCACCAACGACGCCTACAAGTTCGCCACCAACTATCTCGTCTACGCCCTGACACACTGA
- a CDS encoding FAD-binding dehydrogenase — protein sequence MPAPVAESAADIIVAGAGLAGLVAAAEAADAGRRVLLLDQEAEQNLGGQAFWSLGGLLFVNSPEQRRLGIRDSHELALRDWMTTAGFDRDEDAWPRRWAEAYVDFAAGEKRAWLHAQGMRWFPIVGWAERGGAGAAASGNSVPRFHLTWGTGPGVLEPFLRRVQAHVNSGRIALRFRHRIRGLHFTDGRVSGVHGDVLESTTVARGESSSRVVVADFTLNASAVIITSGGIGGNHDLVRRYWPTDRLGAAPKHMITGVPAHVDGLLQQEVAHAGAQLINPDRMWHYTEGIHNWAPIWPQHAIRILPGPSSLWLDPTGARLPFPNVPGSDSLGTLQYITTNGFTHTWFLLNRAIIKREFALSGSEQNPDLTGRNIPLVLKRLGKSPPGPVQAFMDKGADFVVRDSLRALVDGMNALTEQPQVRFETVERVVRDRDLQLTQGGGKDPQLAIIHSARRYFSERVMRIATPAPLLDPANGPLVAVKLNILTRKSLGGLATDLDARVLNQDGAPIPGLYAAGEVAGFGGGGMHGYRALEGTFLGGCLFSGRTAGRAASKAV from the coding sequence ATGCCTGCCCCCGTCGCCGAATCCGCAGCCGATATCATCGTCGCCGGTGCGGGTCTGGCCGGACTGGTGGCCGCCGCGGAAGCCGCTGACGCGGGTCGCCGGGTGCTGTTGCTCGATCAGGAAGCCGAACAGAATCTGGGCGGCCAGGCATTCTGGTCGCTGGGTGGGCTGTTGTTCGTGAATTCGCCCGAGCAGCGCCGACTGGGCATCCGCGACTCCCACGAGCTCGCACTGCGTGACTGGATGACCACCGCCGGATTTGATCGTGATGAAGACGCCTGGCCCAGGCGCTGGGCGGAAGCCTATGTGGACTTCGCGGCGGGCGAGAAGCGAGCATGGTTGCATGCGCAGGGCATGCGCTGGTTTCCGATTGTGGGGTGGGCGGAACGGGGTGGCGCCGGCGCCGCGGCATCGGGCAATAGCGTCCCGCGCTTTCATCTCACATGGGGCACCGGTCCGGGCGTGTTGGAGCCGTTTCTTCGGCGGGTGCAGGCGCACGTGAACAGTGGACGTATTGCGCTGCGGTTTCGTCATCGCATACGCGGGCTGCACTTCACCGACGGTCGCGTCAGCGGTGTGCATGGCGACGTACTGGAGTCCACCACCGTCGCGCGCGGAGAGAGCAGTTCCCGCGTGGTGGTTGCTGACTTCACGCTCAACGCATCGGCGGTGATCATCACCTCCGGCGGCATCGGCGGCAATCACGATCTGGTGCGTCGTTACTGGCCCACCGATCGACTTGGCGCGGCGCCGAAGCACATGATCACCGGCGTCCCGGCGCACGTGGATGGTTTGCTGCAACAGGAAGTGGCGCACGCGGGGGCACAGTTGATCAATCCGGATCGCATGTGGCACTACACCGAAGGCATCCACAACTGGGCGCCGATCTGGCCACAGCACGCCATCCGCATTCTCCCCGGCCCGAGCAGTCTCTGGCTCGATCCCACCGGCGCACGGCTGCCCTTCCCCAACGTGCCGGGCTCGGACAGCCTTGGCACCCTGCAGTACATCACCACCAACGGATTTACACACACCTGGTTTCTGCTCAACCGCGCCATCATCAAGCGTGAATTTGCCCTCTCGGGTAGTGAGCAGAATCCGGACCTCACAGGGCGCAACATCCCACTCGTGCTCAAGCGCCTCGGCAAGTCCCCACCAGGACCTGTGCAGGCGTTCATGGACAAGGGCGCGGATTTCGTGGTGCGTGATTCGTTGCGTGCTTTGGTGGACGGTATGAATGCGCTCACGGAGCAGCCGCAGGTGCGCTTCGAGACCGTCGAACGGGTCGTGCGCGACCGCGATCTGCAGCTCACGCAGGGCGGTGGCAAAGATCCTCAACTCGCCATCATTCACAGTGCTCGTCGGTATTTCAGCGAACGGGTGATGCGTATTGCCACGCCTGCCCCGCTGCTCGATCCCGCCAATGGTCCACTCGTCGCCGTGAAGCTGAACATTCTCACGCGCAAATCACTCGGGGGGCTCGCCACCGATCTCGATGCGCGTGTGCTCAATCAGGACGGCGCGCCCATCCCGGGCCTCTATGCCGCCGGTGAGGTGGCGGGCTTTGGTGGCGGCGGCATGCACGGCTATCGCGCGCTCGAAGGCACCTTCTTGGGGGGATGCCTCTTCAGCGGGAGAACCGCCGGCCGGGCGGCCAGCAAGGCGGTCTGA
- a CDS encoding Ig-like domain-containing protein → MTMMAACAAEHPSTVEPDLPVTPAASVASALPTSGSVASAFGSVGILRLEASTDTLIDGVLGGQAAIKVVVSDTAGRLIHNAVVSFQPAAGHGAMTRATVNSTLRGEAANIWRFGPSVGEQILRVWVQGAPDTLIFTATLPGPHDVSAVSATTLNGAYAGNALVTVLVTDSSGSPFQSASVTFAPDSDAGTVSYPVVRTNNRGEAKVTWSFGTASAGTQRLRVRVDGLTDTLVFTATVDGPPVAVALQTVTDSSLTGITGSSRTLSVLVRDQRGQPMPRAAVTFRALDNSGSVLPSPAVSGKTGVANATWTFGRQAGTQTVLVTAQGVDDTLRFVATVKAPPTATEIVAVSDTVISGRSGESAVLQVRVLDADGDPFPNAAVKFKAITGRGSMQISVVKSGRDGIARGTWAYGGVLGEQEATAELVGVAGTTQTFVSTVTVGAPKVVVAASATTGRADVGDTLSTEPAVKVTDNYGNPVEGVTVIFRVTAGGGAIESTSVLTDENGIASGGAWVMGQTPGINRLTATVQAPIARGNPVQFSANGMP, encoded by the coding sequence ATGACAATGATGGCGGCATGTGCCGCAGAACATCCGTCCACCGTTGAACCGGACTTGCCGGTCACACCTGCAGCATCCGTAGCGAGCGCGCTGCCCACCTCCGGCAGCGTCGCGTCGGCGTTCGGCTCGGTGGGTATCCTGCGCCTCGAAGCGAGCACCGATACCCTCATTGACGGGGTCCTCGGCGGTCAGGCGGCCATCAAGGTCGTCGTATCGGATACGGCCGGACGGCTGATCCACAATGCCGTCGTGAGCTTTCAGCCTGCGGCGGGGCACGGCGCCATGACACGCGCCACGGTGAACTCCACGCTGCGCGGCGAAGCAGCGAACATCTGGCGCTTCGGTCCGTCGGTGGGTGAACAGATCCTGCGTGTGTGGGTGCAGGGCGCTCCGGATACGCTCATTTTTACGGCCACACTCCCCGGTCCCCACGATGTGAGCGCCGTGAGCGCCACCACGTTGAACGGCGCGTATGCCGGCAATGCCCTCGTGACCGTGCTCGTGACCGATTCGTCGGGCAGTCCGTTCCAGTCAGCCAGTGTGACCTTTGCCCCCGATTCCGACGCCGGCACGGTGAGCTATCCCGTGGTGCGCACGAACAACCGCGGCGAAGCCAAAGTGACGTGGAGCTTCGGTACGGCCAGCGCCGGCACGCAACGCCTGCGGGTGCGTGTGGACGGGCTCACCGACACCCTCGTATTCACGGCCACCGTGGACGGTCCTCCAGTGGCCGTGGCATTGCAGACGGTCACCGACAGTTCACTCACCGGCATCACCGGCAGCAGTCGTACGCTGAGTGTGTTGGTGCGCGATCAGCGTGGACAGCCCATGCCTCGCGCCGCGGTGACATTCCGCGCGCTCGACAACAGTGGCAGTGTGTTGCCCTCGCCCGCGGTATCAGGCAAGACAGGTGTTGCCAATGCCACGTGGACCTTTGGACGTCAGGCCGGCACGCAGACCGTGCTCGTGACGGCGCAGGGAGTCGACGACACACTGCGTTTCGTGGCCACGGTGAAGGCACCGCCGACCGCCACAGAGATCGTGGCGGTCAGCGACACCGTGATATCCGGGCGCAGCGGGGAAAGCGCCGTGCTGCAGGTCCGGGTGCTCGACGCCGATGGTGATCCATTTCCCAACGCGGCGGTGAAGTTCAAAGCCATCACAGGTCGCGGCAGCATGCAGATCAGTGTGGTCAAGTCGGGCCGAGATGGTATCGCTCGAGGTACCTGGGCGTATGGTGGTGTGCTTGGCGAGCAGGAAGCCACCGCAGAACTCGTGGGAGTTGCCGGCACCACACAGACGTTCGTGAGCACCGTGACCGTTGGCGCGCCCAAGGTCGTGGTGGCGGCCAGCGCCACCACAGGCCGAGCCGATGTTGGTGATACGCTCAGCACGGAACCCGCCGTGAAGGTCACCGACAACTACGGCAATCCGGTGGAAGGGGTGACCGTGATCTTTCGGGTGACCGCCGGTGGCGGCGCCATCGAATCCACCAGCGTGCTCACCGACGAAAACGGGATCGCATCGGGTGGTGCATGGGTGATGGGTCAGACGCCCGGTATCAATCGCCTCACGGCCACGGTGCAAGCACCGATCGCGCGTGGCAATCCGGTGCAGTTTTCCGCCAACGGGATGCCGTGA
- a CDS encoding hemolysin family protein, whose product MGAIVNEVIVILILLVLNGVFSMSELAIMTAKRSRLEYRAEEDGDDGARAALELAAQPTAFLSTVQVGITLVGVLAGAFGGAGISAVLAAQLATIGWMAPYASTLSFALVVAAITYLSLIFGELVPKNIALSNPERVASLVARPMRVIARVGGPVVRFLTNSTNLILRMLGLGTVSEPGVTEQDIRALVEQGAETGVVQSAEQEIVENTFRLGDRTVESIMTPRPDVLWVDLADSADAVRDQIADAARERFLVCNGEIDNVIGVVFAEDLVLEAVKGVRIDDADAMRRLARTPIYVPTMMPVYELLATFRSARLHSAVVLDEYGGVAGLVALDDLLSALVGDVPSAPGDIAPFVKRPDASWDIDGTTPLDEIEARLDLEVPERERAEILTLGGWVMNRLGRLPREGDEFQWDGRRVSVLRMKGRRVDRVLIGPLPKVNQ is encoded by the coding sequence ATGGGCGCGATTGTGAACGAGGTCATTGTCATCCTGATTCTGCTGGTCCTGAATGGAGTGTTCTCCATGTCGGAGCTGGCGATCATGACCGCCAAGCGTTCACGACTGGAGTACCGGGCGGAAGAAGATGGTGACGATGGTGCGCGGGCCGCGCTGGAGCTCGCCGCACAACCCACCGCGTTTTTGTCCACCGTGCAGGTGGGCATCACGCTGGTGGGTGTACTGGCCGGCGCCTTCGGTGGTGCGGGGATTTCCGCCGTATTGGCGGCGCAGCTCGCGACCATCGGATGGATGGCGCCCTATGCATCGACCCTGTCCTTCGCACTCGTCGTTGCGGCTATCACGTATCTCTCGCTGATCTTTGGCGAGTTGGTACCGAAGAACATCGCGCTGAGCAATCCGGAGCGCGTCGCATCTCTGGTCGCACGTCCGATGCGGGTGATCGCACGTGTGGGCGGACCCGTGGTCCGGTTTCTCACCAACTCCACGAATCTCATTCTGCGCATGTTGGGGTTGGGCACCGTCTCGGAGCCTGGTGTGACCGAGCAGGACATTCGCGCGCTGGTGGAACAGGGCGCCGAAACCGGCGTGGTGCAGTCGGCGGAACAGGAGATCGTCGAAAACACCTTCCGACTCGGCGATCGCACGGTCGAGTCGATCATGACACCGCGCCCCGATGTGCTCTGGGTGGATCTCGCCGATTCAGCAGACGCCGTGCGGGATCAGATTGCCGACGCGGCGCGTGAACGATTCCTGGTCTGCAATGGCGAAATCGACAATGTGATCGGTGTGGTCTTCGCCGAGGATCTGGTGCTCGAGGCGGTGAAGGGTGTCAGGATCGACGACGCCGATGCGATGCGGCGCCTTGCCCGGACGCCCATCTACGTGCCCACGATGATGCCTGTCTACGAGCTCCTGGCCACGTTCCGTTCCGCGCGCCTGCATTCTGCGGTGGTGCTCGACGAGTATGGTGGTGTGGCGGGCTTGGTGGCGCTCGATGACTTGTTGTCGGCGTTGGTGGGTGATGTGCCCAGTGCACCGGGCGACATCGCGCCGTTCGTGAAGCGACCCGATGCCTCGTGGGATATCGACGGAACCACGCCGCTCGATGAGATCGAAGCGCGACTCGATCTCGAAGTGCCAGAACGGGAGCGCGCGGAGATTCTCACGCTTGGAGGTTGGGTGATGAACCGTCTCGGACGTCTACCGCGTGAAGGCGATGAGTTCCAGTGGGATGGGCGCCGTGTCAGCGTGCTGCGGATGAAGGGGCGGCGCGTAGACCGGGTGCTCATTGGGCCGTTGCCGAAGGTCAACCAATGA
- a CDS encoding CsgG/HfaB family protein: MPTLLALALLALGLLPAPTGPSAAPARKTVAVLAFDNNTGKTDYDHLGQGMAAMMTTDLAAVDEIQLLERQRLADVTKEIDNQRSQYFDSTTAVKVGRLAGAQYIIVGSLAAVEPQVRIDTRIVRVETGAIVKTAKVSGKQEEFFDLQKRLTKQLVKDLDIALSPEGEAKLDARQQANRVDDMDAMVKVSNAMSMADAGDYGGATFKIAPVVAKYPNSAFVKMTSDEIKQRASKKTEQKAKDGINKGINKLIKKKWPGGN; encoded by the coding sequence ATGCCTACCCTGCTCGCACTGGCCCTGCTGGCTCTCGGGCTCCTCCCCGCTCCGACCGGTCCCTCCGCTGCCCCCGCTCGCAAGACGGTGGCCGTCCTCGCCTTCGACAACAACACGGGCAAGACGGACTACGACCATCTCGGGCAAGGCATGGCCGCCATGATGACCACCGATCTGGCGGCCGTCGACGAGATCCAGCTACTCGAGCGGCAACGTCTCGCCGACGTGACCAAAGAAATCGACAACCAGCGCTCGCAGTACTTCGACTCCACCACCGCGGTGAAGGTCGGACGATTGGCCGGCGCGCAGTACATCATCGTCGGTTCACTCGCCGCGGTCGAACCGCAAGTGCGCATCGACACTCGCATCGTGCGCGTGGAAACCGGCGCGATTGTGAAAACCGCCAAGGTGTCGGGCAAGCAGGAAGAATTTTTCGACCTGCAGAAGCGGCTCACCAAGCAGCTCGTGAAGGACCTCGACATCGCGCTCAGCCCCGAAGGCGAAGCCAAGCTGGATGCACGTCAGCAGGCCAATCGGGTGGACGACATGGACGCCATGGTGAAAGTGTCCAACGCCATGAGCATGGCCGATGCCGGCGACTACGGTGGCGCCACCTTCAAGATCGCCCCGGTAGTGGCCAAATATCCGAACAGCGCCTTCGTGAAAATGACGTCCGACGAAATCAAGCAGCGGGCGTCGAAGAAGACCGAGCAGAAGGCCAAGGATGGGATCAACAAGGGCATCAACAAGTTGATCAAAAAGAAGTGGCCGGGCGGCAACTGA
- a CDS encoding PPK2 family polyphosphate kinase encodes MSRKEGRAAMLLDGLRLEPVDPDARLSLGSKAAEVKDAPAKAVLEAATAQLLERLHELQDLFHADGRYALLVVFQGRDASGKDGVIRTVCGAFNPTGVQVSAFGPPTALELRHDFLWRVHQVVPPRGVIGVFNRSHYEDVLAVRVRGLAPEDVWRARYDQINAFEQMLAQNRVIIRKCFLHVSRDEQRAQLQERLDDPTKNWKFRLDDLEDRARWDAYTEAYRDALTRCTSDVAPWYVVPSDRKSVRNYLVARMLVETLESLPLEYPRIDDEVREAARDFK; translated from the coding sequence GTGAGCCGCAAGGAAGGTCGTGCCGCGATGTTGCTCGATGGATTGCGTCTCGAACCGGTGGACCCGGACGCACGATTGTCGCTAGGGAGCAAGGCGGCGGAGGTGAAGGACGCGCCAGCCAAGGCGGTGCTCGAAGCGGCGACGGCACAACTGCTCGAACGGCTGCACGAGTTGCAGGACCTCTTCCATGCTGATGGGCGCTATGCGCTGCTGGTCGTGTTTCAGGGGCGCGATGCGTCAGGCAAGGACGGCGTGATCCGCACGGTGTGTGGTGCCTTCAATCCCACCGGCGTGCAGGTGTCGGCATTCGGGCCGCCCACGGCGCTCGAACTACGGCACGACTTCCTGTGGCGGGTGCATCAGGTCGTGCCACCACGTGGCGTGATCGGGGTGTTCAACCGGTCGCACTACGAGGATGTGTTGGCCGTGCGGGTGCGAGGACTGGCGCCGGAGGATGTGTGGCGGGCGCGATACGATCAGATCAATGCGTTCGAGCAGATGCTGGCACAGAATCGGGTGATCATCCGGAAGTGTTTCCTGCATGTGTCACGCGATGAACAGCGCGCGCAGTTGCAGGAGCGGCTCGACGATCCGACGAAGAACTGGAAGTTCCGACTGGACGATCTCGAAGACCGGGCGCGTTGGGATGCCTACACGGAAGCGTACCGCGATGCATTGACGCGCTGCACATCCGATGTGGCGCCGTGGTATGTGGTGCCATCCGATCGGAAGTCGGTGCGGAACTACCTCGTGGCGCGCATGCTGGTGGAGACGCTGGAATCGCTGCCGCTCGAGTATCCGCGCATCGACGACGAGGTGCGTGAGGCGGCCAGGGACTTCAAGTAA
- a CDS encoding pyridoxamine 5'-phosphate oxidase family protein — MSINPQFHILNVAECEALLAAHHVGRLAYTFRDRVDIAPVHYVYREGWIYGRTGSGAKVDVLAHHPWVAFEVDEVDALYRWRSVVVHGRIEMLDPDGTPPDRERYEIGLAAVRSLSPAALTLDDPSPLRDILFRLPTHEMTGRAATDDGADTVPVSDPASGV; from the coding sequence ATGAGCATCAATCCGCAGTTTCATATCCTCAACGTGGCCGAGTGTGAGGCATTGCTCGCGGCTCATCATGTCGGACGATTGGCGTACACGTTCCGTGATCGGGTGGATATCGCGCCGGTGCACTACGTCTATCGCGAAGGGTGGATCTACGGACGTACCGGTTCGGGCGCCAAGGTGGACGTGCTGGCGCATCATCCCTGGGTCGCGTTCGAGGTCGACGAAGTGGATGCGTTGTACCGCTGGCGCAGTGTGGTGGTGCATGGCCGCATCGAGATGCTCGATCCGGATGGCACACCGCCGGATCGCGAGCGATACGAGATCGGGCTCGCTGCCGTGCGTTCGTTGTCCCCCGCCGCGTTGACGCTCGACGACCCGAGCCCACTTCGCGACATTCTCTTTCGGTTGCCTACGCACGAGATGACGGGACGTGCCGCTACCGATGATGGCGCCGATACCGTGCCTGTTTCCGACCCTGCATCCGGAGTATGA